ATGACATAGTCAAATGGCATGTGGTCGACGAGCTCATCATACTACAAGGTTCAACCAAACTGATCATTAATCGCCTGGTGGGATTGATTAGACGGCCAGTGTTCCAAATGCCAGTGCAGGCGCCTACCTGAAAGCCAGGAATCCTGGTGTTTCCCTCCTAAAAATTCTGAAAGTGGCTACTTTTGCTTGCTCTGTTTGACTGGATATTGATCAACCGTATTGTGAACATTGAAACCATTTCTGGCAGCAACCATGGTCAGCCAGTCGCATCTAGTACCAGCAGGCGATATACTGTCACATACAACAACTACACGAGCATGCTTTGTGTATCATCTCAGATTGAAAATCATACTCAATCTGAGAAGAAAATCATCAATCATGGATGCTCTGTGTATCTTCTCAGTCGCTGGAGTACTATTCATCAACATGATTGATGATTCGAGAACGCAAATGCCAGCGAACATCGCAACTTTATTACTATGATTCAACGTGCACATTGATCAAGAAGCAAAGACAAGTACTGAAGAAAGAGGAAGACCTTTCTTTCTTTCTCCCTTTTTCTTCATTTTCAGCCTCGGTCAGCCGCCGCTGATCGGCGGGATGATGGCGAGCTCGTCCCCGTCGGCGACGGGGGCGGACTCGGGCGCGTACTCCTCGTTGAGCGCGAGCACCATGGAGCGGCGGATCTCGTCCAGCTTGGGGAACGAGGCCAGCACCCGGCCGAGGCACTCCCCCGCGGTGCTCCCGGAGGGCACCTCCACGGAGGACTCCGCGACGCCCGTCAGATCCCGCGCGCGGGCGAAGAACAGCACCTTCACCCTcaccttcgccgccgccgccggcggcgctGATCCGGCCACGGGGTCGTCCCCGGGAGCAGCGTCCGGAAGCATGAGGAAAGGAGGAGGAGACCGTAATTTTTCTGGACTCTGGGGTACGACTACGGGATATGACCACGACGGAGGCGGGGGAAGGATTGCATTGACCAAAATACCCCTCGTTCTGACTGCTGCCCTCCGGACTACGGCGCCACCACGCCGCTCGCCGGACCCCCACACAGCACACACGTCCGCCTGTCGCCGCCCGCGGGAGCCCCGCCGGCGAAACTCGAGCATCCACTCTCGTGTGCCGTCGCACGCGCGCCAGTTGAGTTCACTGCTCGTCAAATCGCCTTTTGGCTCGGCTTCTAACCGGCGGCGCATCTGCGCTGAGGACAacgtgttcgatgaaatgccacCGGCTGGGCTTTTGGCTCGGCGAGTCGTGCGTGGGAGAACTGAACCGCTGGTGAGGCCTGTGCGTCCTCTCAGGGCGTGGACGCGATGGCTACACGGCGGCAGGGAGCCACAGGAAGAAGAGTTCCCGTACGCCGACGTGCCCCGGCCCGGGAGGAAGTGGGAGAGGAAGCCGTACGTGACGCCGATGAAGGTCCTCATCCGGAGGGCCAAGGAGGAGAGACGGGCCCGGCAGGAGGCCCCGTGCCGCGTGCTGGAGCACCCGCCCGCCAACGGCCTTCTCGTGCCGCACCTTGTCGAGGTTGCGCATCGGGTACACAGAGCAAGGGAGAGGCTCCTCAGCGGCCTCGCCAGCCTTGTCAAAGGTGAAGCTGCCATCCCGGTGAAGCGATGCAGGTAAAAGGAAAACGTGTACACCCCAATGGCAATGTAATTTCCTTTGCACAGCCATGGTCTGTTGGATTCAGCATGGTGGTATGAGTAACGGTGTCAAGTGTCTGATCAGGTTCTGCTCGGAGGTGCACATCGGTAACATCGGGCACGAGATCAGGACGTGTGAAGGCCCCAATAGCGCATCGAGGAACTCCTTGCACGTGTGGCGGCCAGGGACGGTACGGGACGTCCTCGGCTTCCCATACTGCTACCACCTGTTTGATCGCGTTGGGAAGCCCAGGGTGGTGCACAAGGAGAAGTACACCGTCCCGAGGCTACCGGCCATCCTGGAGCTATGCATCCAGGCCGGTGTCGACGTCGAGCGTTACCCAACCAAGAGGAGGACGAGGCCAGTCTACTCAATCGACGGCAGGATTGCAGACTTTGAGCTGGACGATGAAGACGGCTCCTCCGAAGCAGAAACATCACCTGAAGCTTGGTCGTGTCAATCGCCGCTGCCTCAAACGAGTTCTGCTTGTACTGCCCATGCCGGTGATCGAACAGAAGAGATCACTGTGAGGGAGATGAGCTCCAGGACGCTGCAGTCCTGGCTGGAGATGCGGTCGGGCGGAGTGAGGCTGATGAGGAAGTACGGTGTGGTCACCTGCGGGTACTGCCCGGATGTGCAGGTCGGGCCCAAGGGCCACAAGGTGAGGATGTGCAAGGCGAGCAAGCACCAGCAGCGGGATGGCCAGCACGCGTGGCAGGAAGCCACAGTAGATGACATCGTCCCCCTGAACCATGTCTGGCATGTCCGCGACCCAGCTGGCGACAGTGTACCTCTCGCGAACGAGCTCAAGAGGTACTATGGCAAGGCCCCGGCCGTGGTGGAGCTCTGCGTGCGTGCGGGCGCGCCAGTACCGGCGCAGTACAGGAGCATGATGCGGCTGGACGTTGTGCCGCCCGCACGCGACGAGTACGACCTTGTTGCCTGATACTCAGACTGGCATTGCGGTGCCTGGTGCTCATGCATGTTTTTGAGTTCGCCCACATGTCGGAGCTGCACAAGGTTGAAATGGTCAGGATGCCGATGCTTTTTTTCTTTTGAGGGTTGccgaatttcttcagggcatgtTTGTTTCTTCAGGGCATGTTTGTTTTTCCTTAGTTTTCATCTAAGTCTGGGGAGAGAAGTCTACATTACCCCCTGAACTTGTCTTAGGGTTTACTTTACAACCCTCAACTTTACTTTGGTTCAAATTTCACCCTCCAAGTTTAAAAGCCGTTCATAATACAACCCTGAGATGTAATGATATATTTTATCTCCGGTTTTGTCAGCCACATCGTTGGTTTTTTCTCCTATAGGTTCTCAGGACAAAATTCTCCCATATTAGTAAGAGTGTTTGCATACTTTGAATTGGGGTCAACATTGCTGGTTAATTTTTTTGGTTTCTTGATGGTTTTCTCAGCCAAGGAAGTGAATCATGCAAGTGTGATGGTTTTCTCAACAATAGTGAGCTAGTCCAAAGGCATAATTAGGGATCTGTTTGGTTTTTATCTTTCCACACATACAAATAGTTTTTTCTCTGAATCTCACATTTGAGTTCCCTCCCCACTGCCGGCCGCTGGAGCGGCAGATAGAGAGGAGGTGAGTCCACGGGCTCATCGGCAGAGCCTCGAGGGAAGGAAGCTTCATCCTAGCCGCCGCCACCGTGGTAGGGGAATGAATAGATCGGTTTTGCTTGCGTATATACCTAGGTCTAAACTATCTGTTAACAGCTTACATCCGAGGCCGAGATGAATGTACTCCTTCATGAATCTGATGCAGTTCGTGACAGATCCTCATGTAGTCATGTCCCGTGCTTCTTCTGCTGCTGTTGCCACTCGAGAATCGCCGAATGGAGTGCCCTGTTTGGGGTGAGATCGCAGTGTTTGAGCTTCAGGTTCGTCATTGGCGACGTGTCGTGTCCACTGTCGAGCCACGTTCTGATAGCTTCAGCTTCGTATGTGAACCCATCTGCTGCAATCTGAGGGTCATGCATCACCTCCTGTTCACCGTGCATCACACCAAAAGTTGGTAAGTTCAGATGCTTCTCTAGTCTCTACTACTAAGACATTAAATTAGGATGCAGTTTGTGAATCCTTACTAACCCGAGAGATTGCACAGACAAAGCCGGATGGTGTGTGTGTGTCATTGACGAAGCTGCAAAGGATGGCCGCCCAGCGTTCCGGGAGGCGGCCTTCATCAGTGGCTCAAGCTCTCCCCACACCCCCCCTATAAGATCTGGTTGGAGCTTCCCACTCAAGTTGGTGCATCTCAATCCAAGACGCGCAAGCTGGCCGGCCTGTTGGTATGGCCAGCTCCCTGCGGAATCGTCGATAATGGAATGCAGGTGCCCTTTCTCCATCGCTTTTTCTACGGTCACAACGATCTTTTGCGATGACCTTCCTGTCAGCAGGCGTAGGATGACAATGCCAAAGGAGTACACATCGCACTGTGGGGTGAGTTCCCCAGTGGTTAAGAACTTGGGATCCTTAGTGTTCTTTGTGGCCCTGGGATTTTTCGAAACCTGACAGATTCTCAACTTGCTCACAAAATTAGCGTCAAGAAGAATGTTGTCCGGCTTTAGATCACCATGAACAATGGGGAGAGGCTTGTGGGAGTGGATGAACGTCAAAGCCGACCATATCTCCCCAATAATCCTGGTGCGCACTTGCCATGTCAATGGTGGTGTGTTTTTCTTTTCCTTACAAGAGAGATGTTCCTCAAGGCTCCTATTTGGGAGGAACTCATACACCAGGCCAGAACCAGAAGCCTCTTGGCATGCTCCTATAAACATCATGATGTTAGGATGCCTCACTGTACTGAGAAAAGCAACCTGCAGTGACGATGCCATGATGATGTTACTACTTTTTTTGAATAAAAGCAAAAATACGATTCAGGAGAAGTCATCTCAATTACCTCTTGATGGAATTCTTGTTGTCTTTGAAGGCGTTGACAATGAAGCAACTTTATAGCTACAGTCGTGTTTCGGAGGAAACCCTTATAGACTCTTCCAGATCCACCTTCGCCAATCTTGAGTGATATATCAAAGCATTTGGTTGCTTCCTGCAGCTCAGATAGTGAGAACACCAAGGCTCCATGCTTATTCTTTTGCCGCAATTCTTTCGCCTCTGTTACTGCAGTATCTCTCTCATGTAGTGACTTGTCATACTTTGCTTGAATTTCTTGGATAAAGTGTTTGCTCTTTTCAAGCTCTTCTTCATGAAATTTTATGGCCGACTTCATATCAGATATATATTTGGCATTTATATCTGCCAGCTGTTGTATCATTGCCTGAATTTCCTCCTCCCGAATTGCATGTGCCTCCTCCACTTCTTTCTGCTTTCTCATCTCACGCAAAATCCCATGCTCTAGGTCTTTAACCTATAAGAGCAATCCACATTTAGTTATGAAGCTGCAGTTTGTAACTGGGAGCAATGAATCAATATCTTACCATTTCAAGAGCTGAGAGCAGATCTCTTTCAgcccttcttcttctgttagtttCGTCGGGCACATCCTTAATAAAGGATCAAGTCAGATTTTCTATACGATCTCATAACAGACAGCTGAGAGACATACTTCCATACTTACAATTATTTTTAGCTTGAGCATGTGTTCCTTTAAATCTTTTAGCTCATAATATAGTTCATCACGATGCTTCTTTGTTTCTTCAATCTCCACCCTCTGTCTCGTAATCTTCACATCCATGTCTAACCGCCGCCCCTTCTCGTTTTGGTACAGATTCTCCATCTCCCTGGCCTGCAATAATAGTTTGAATTTTATTCACGCACTTCTAAGTTGAATTATACTATTACCTCCGTTCGGAAATGAGTGACGTTGTTTTAGTTTTGAACTAAAGCAGCATCACTtatttccgaacggagggagtactaaagatTCCTGGAGCAAACTCTTACTTTTTGGAGTGCTGAAAGCAGATCCATTTCGAGTTTTAGGCATTTCTTAGTTTCCTCGCACGATTTTTCTGTAAAGAAGTCAGTAATCTCCTTTACATTATCCTTTCTAGCAGTCTCGATCTGAATGATATGCTGTTCCAGCATGAGCTTCTGCTTCTTTGAATCCTGTAGTTCATCATGTAACGTATAGCTTCTTCTTTTCATTTCGTCAATCTCCAGCCTCTGTATTGTAAGTATCTCCTCAATCTGTTTCCGCTGGTTCACCTCATGAAGATACG
The sequence above is a segment of the Aegilops tauschii subsp. strangulata cultivar AL8/78 chromosome 6, Aet v6.0, whole genome shotgun sequence genome. Coding sequences within it:
- the LOC109779303 gene encoding APO protein 3, mitochondrial, with product MMASSSPSATGADSGAYSSLSASTMERRISSSLGNEASTRPRHSPAVLPEGTSTEDSATPVRSRARAKNSTFTLTFAAAAGGADPATGSSPGAASGSMRKGGGDRNFSGLWGTTTGYDHDGGGGRIALTKIPLVLTAALRTTAPPRRSPDPHTAHTSACRRPREPRRRNSSIHSRVPSHARQLSSLLVKSPFGSASNRRRICAEDNVFDEMPPAGLLARRVVRGRTEPLVRPVRPLRAWTRWLHGGREPQEEEFPYADVPRPGRKWERKPYVTPMKVLIRRAKEERRARQEAPCRVLEHPPANGLLVPHLVEVAHRVHRARERLLSGLASLVKGEAAIPVKRCRFCSEVHIGNIGHEIRTCEGPNSASRNSLHVWRPGTVRDVLGFPYCYHLFDRVGKPRVVHKEKYTVPRLPAILELCIQAGVDVERYPTKRRTRPVYSIDGRIADFELDDEDGSSEAETSPEAWSCQSPLPQTSSACTAHAGDRTEEITVREMSSRTLQSWLEMRSGGVRLMRKYGVVTCGYCPDVQVGPKGHKVRMCKASKHQQRDGQHAWQEATVDDIVPLNHVWHVRDPAGDSVPLANELKRYYGKAPAVVELCVRAGAPVPAQYRSMMRLDVVPPARDEYDLVA